A stretch of the Fusobacterium varium genome encodes the following:
- a CDS encoding type I restriction endonuclease M protein has protein sequence MTSNEVVQKLWNLCNVLRDDGITYHEYVTELTYILFLKMSSELENEEKIGIPLKYRWKELAKLEGIELKNNYQKCLLDLGQIDGKLGIIYRNAQTKIEEPANLKKIFNEINKIDWYSVDKEDLGDLYEGLLEKNASEKKSGAGQYFTPRVLIDSIVRIIKPELGERICDPAAGTFGFIIETDKYLRGKYDDYFGTKERPVTDEEREFQAMEAFSACELVPDTHRLGIMNALLHGINGNFIQGDSLSETGKQLRNFDLILSNPPFGTKKGGERVTRDDLVHETSNKQLNFLQIIYRSLKTTGKARAAVIIPDNVLFEGGVGKDIRIDLLNKCNLHTVLRLPTGIFYAQGVKTNVLFFERGRTDVNNTKEIWYYDLRTNMPNFGKNTPLTRSHFEEFEKTFDSVEEKEKLERWNLITLEDIVKKDYSLDLGLIRDDSMIDSDDLPDPIESAQESIDKLEEAIDLLKSVIKELNLCEVENNG, from the coding sequence ATGACAAGTAATGAAGTAGTACAAAAATTATGGAACTTATGTAATGTTTTAAGGGATGATGGAATTACATATCATGAATATGTAACTGAATTAACATATATATTGTTTTTGAAGATGTCTTCAGAACTAGAAAATGAAGAAAAAATAGGGATTCCATTAAAGTATAGATGGAAAGAATTGGCAAAGTTAGAGGGAATAGAATTAAAAAATAATTATCAAAAATGTTTATTAGATTTGGGGCAAATTGATGGGAAGCTTGGAATTATCTACAGAAATGCTCAAACGAAAATTGAGGAACCAGCAAATTTAAAAAAGATTTTTAATGAAATTAATAAAATTGATTGGTATTCTGTAGATAAAGAAGATTTAGGAGATCTATATGAAGGACTTTTAGAGAAAAATGCTTCTGAAAAAAAATCAGGAGCAGGGCAATATTTTACTCCTAGAGTTCTTATTGATTCAATTGTTAGAATTATAAAACCAGAATTAGGGGAAAGAATATGTGACCCAGCAGCAGGAACATTTGGGTTTATAATAGAAACAGATAAATATTTGAGAGGAAAATATGATGACTATTTTGGTACTAAAGAAAGACCAGTAACAGATGAAGAGAGAGAATTTCAAGCAATGGAAGCTTTTTCTGCCTGTGAACTTGTGCCAGATACACATAGATTAGGAATAATGAATGCATTGCTTCATGGAATAAATGGAAACTTTATCCAAGGAGATTCTTTGTCTGAAACAGGTAAACAGCTTAGAAACTTTGATCTTATCCTTTCAAATCCACCATTTGGAACTAAAAAAGGTGGAGAAAGAGTAACAAGAGATGACTTGGTTCATGAAACTTCAAATAAACAGCTAAACTTTTTACAGATTATTTATAGATCTCTGAAAACAACAGGAAAAGCTAGAGCAGCTGTAATTATTCCTGATAATGTATTGTTTGAAGGTGGAGTTGGAAAAGATATAAGAATAGATTTATTAAATAAGTGTAATCTTCATACTGTATTAAGATTACCAACTGGAATATTTTATGCTCAGGGAGTAAAAACAAATGTATTATTTTTTGAAAGAGGAAGAACTGATGTAAATAATACAAAAGAAATCTGGTACTATGATTTAAGAACTAATATGCCAAATTTTGGAAAGAATACTCCTCTTACAAGAAGCCATTTTGAAGAGTTTGAAAAAACATTTGATTCAGTAGAAGAGAAAGAAAAATTAGAGAGATGGAATTTAATAACTCTTGAAGATATTGTAAAAAAAGATTATTCATTGGATTTAGGTCTAATAAGAGATGACTCAATGATTGATTCTGATGATCTGCCTGATCCTATTGAAAGTGCTCAAGAATCTATAGATAAATTAGAAGAAGCAATAGATTTGCTTAAGAGTGTGATAAAGGAGTTAAATCTTTGTGAGGTGGAAAACAATGGCTAA
- a CDS encoding type I restriction endonuclease specificity protein, with amino-acid sequence MAKNKELTLEEKLREALIPKEDQPYEIPESWEWVKLGKVNNVITGNTPSKINKEYWENKDIFFVKPSDLHQKRNLKSSEECIDKRARNNVRILPKYSTLLCCIGSIGKVAYSEVEVCTNQQINSLVPKKEIIFSPYNYYVANSNFFQLQILNSAVATTIAILNKTNTEKLIFPLPPLEEQKRIVEKLDSMFEKINKAKELIQEVKENIENRKESILNKAFRGELTSEWRKNNQTEDAIELLKSINEEKIKNWEQACIEAEKSRKKKPSKPKIEEIENMIISKDEEPYEIPKNWKWTKLKNICFSFTYGTSEKSSIEGKIPVIRMGNLQKGKIIYKNLAYTSNLLEIEKYKLKKGDILFNRTNSPELVGKTALFDGKQNCIYAGYLIKIEFPQNRVIPYYFNQYMQTNYIKQVCLNVKSDGVSQSNINAQKLSNFIFPLPPLKEQEEIVRILDEILEKESKIKELIELEEAIELLEKSILDKAFRGELGTQNKEDEPAIELLKKIL; translated from the coding sequence ATGGCTAAAAACAAAGAATTAACTCTTGAAGAAAAGCTCAGAGAAGCTCTCATTCCAAAAGAAGATCAGCCATATGAGATACCTGAGAGTTGGGAGTGGGTGAAGCTTGGAAAGGTAAATAATGTAATTACAGGGAATACACCTTCTAAAATAAATAAAGAGTATTGGGAAAATAAAGATATTTTTTTTGTTAAGCCAAGTGATTTACATCAAAAAAGAAATTTAAAAAGTTCAGAAGAATGTATTGATAAAAGAGCCAGAAATAATGTTAGGATTTTACCTAAATATTCAACACTTCTTTGCTGCATAGGAAGTATTGGGAAAGTAGCATATTCAGAAGTTGAAGTATGTACTAATCAACAAATAAATAGTTTAGTTCCTAAAAAAGAAATAATTTTTTCACCATATAATTATTATGTTGCTAATTCTAATTTTTTTCAATTACAAATACTAAATTCAGCTGTGGCTACTACAATAGCGATATTAAATAAAACAAATACAGAAAAATTAATATTTCCCTTACCTCCTTTAGAAGAACAAAAAAGAATAGTAGAAAAATTAGATTCTATGTTTGAAAAAATAAATAAAGCAAAAGAGCTTATACAAGAGGTAAAAGAAAATATTGAAAACAGAAAAGAATCTATTTTAAATAAGGCATTTAGGGGAGAATTAACTTCAGAATGGAGAAAAAATAATCAAACTGAAGATGCAATAGAACTTTTAAAAAGTATTAATGAAGAGAAAATAAAAAATTGGGAACAAGCATGTATTGAAGCTGAAAAAAGTAGAAAGAAAAAACCAAGTAAACCTAAAATCGAAGAAATTGAAAATATGATAATTTCTAAAGATGAAGAACCATATGAGATACCTAAGAATTGGAAGTGGACTAAATTAAAAAATATTTGTTTTTCTTTTACATATGGAACTTCTGAAAAATCAAGTATTGAAGGAAAAATTCCTGTTATCAGAATGGGAAATCTTCAAAAAGGAAAAATTATTTATAAAAATTTAGCTTATACTTCTAATTTATTAGAAATAGAAAAATATAAGTTAAAAAAGGGAGATATACTTTTTAATAGAACTAATAGTCCAGAATTAGTTGGGAAAACAGCCCTTTTTGATGGAAAACAAAATTGTATATATGCTGGATATTTAATAAAAATAGAATTTCCTCAAAATAGAGTTATACCTTATTATTTTAATCAGTATATGCAGACAAACTATATAAAGCAGGTATGTTTAAATGTAAAAAGTGATGGAGTTAGTCAATCTAATATTAATGCTCAAAAATTAAGTAATTTTATTTTTCCTCTTCCTCCATTAAAAGAACAAGAAGAGATTGTAAGAATATTAGATGAAATATTAGAAAAAGAAAGTAAAATAAAAGAGCTTATAGAGTTAGAAGAAGCAATAGAATTACTTGAAAAATCTATTTTAGATAAAGCTTTTAGAGGTGAATTAGGAACTCAAAATAAAGAGGATGAACCTGCAATAGAACTTTTGAAAAAAATATTATAA
- a CDS encoding putative endonuclease — protein sequence MSDINLFEIKNGVKELSQSAVVLEKEIQNLIENNMETFFGIRFLQSEYSITNGRMDSLGIDENNCPVIFEYKRSRDENVINQGLFYLDWLLDHKADFQILVMEKLGIEIAKNIDWSSPCVICIAKEFTKYDEHAVNQMQRNIKLVKYNKFEDSLLLFEHINTPMVRPIKEKIITNKGNIKECGIEEKIKKSPKNTQELYFSIRDYILSKGDDISENKLKLYVAFKKVKNIVCLQLDKKGIVLYLKLNPDKEVLIEGFTRDVRNIGHWGTGDFEITIKNIEDYEKAKVYLDKVYDIN from the coding sequence ATGTCAGATATAAATTTATTTGAAATAAAAAATGGAGTGAAAGAACTGAGTCAAAGTGCAGTAGTATTAGAAAAAGAAATTCAAAATTTAATTGAGAATAATATGGAAACATTTTTTGGAATTAGATTTTTACAAAGTGAATATTCTATAACTAATGGAAGAATGGATAGTTTGGGAATAGATGAAAATAATTGTCCAGTTATATTTGAATATAAAAGGAGTAGAGATGAAAATGTTATTAACCAAGGATTGTTTTATTTGGATTGGTTATTAGATCATAAGGCAGATTTTCAAATATTAGTCATGGAAAAATTAGGCATTGAGATTGCAAAAAATATAGATTGGTCTTCCCCTTGCGTTATCTGTATTGCTAAGGAATTTACTAAATATGATGAACATGCAGTTAATCAAATGCAAAGGAATATAAAATTAGTAAAATACAATAAGTTTGAAGATAGTCTTCTTCTTTTTGAACATATAAATACTCCCATGGTAAGACCCATAAAAGAAAAGATAATTACAAATAAAGGAAATATAAAAGAATGTGGTATAGAAGAAAAGATAAAAAAATCTCCTAAAAATACACAAGAATTATATTTTTCAATCAGGGATTACATATTGTCAAAGGGAGATGATATTTCTGAAAATAAATTAAAACTTTATGTAGCTTTTAAAAAAGTTAAAAATATTGTTTGTCTGCAGCTTGATAAAAAAGGGATAGTTTTATACTTGAAATTAAATCCAGATAAAGAAGTATTAATAGAAGGATTTACAAGAGATGTAAGAAATATAGGACATTGGGGAACAGGAGATTTTGAAATAACTATAAAAAATATAGAAGATTATGAAAAAGCTAAAGTCTATCTAGATAAAGTTTATGATATAAATTAA
- a CDS encoding citrate transporter encodes MIFGLPALIGFLPLVIYLYLAFKGKNLLSTVIICVLVGAVLTGQTPVSLSNEIANGLKSFLGLIGFIIMMGAGLGEVLTETKVARNLVEILIKKVGIKSQNQAIIVTMGTSTLLVSLLGTLAGANAMIAPILIPIVASFGLTPNALAVILHGAGACGLFLGPFVPPVITLMGLTGLTYGAYLANVGIPVAVLVLITTYYTGKKVQKQYEGIEMYSTEDMDKDEEFVSTPEINKATMVFAAVMIGMLAYGIYAKAGAAYAIVVMLAVAFTTGLAAGRSMMDIIGSLTKGATRMFWLFFMFVLYDPFLKFVTMTGAFTTLGDMLKPLIDISGDIGFIIISTLVGIFGVSGAAVAQSVVLNDLFKNIVADINLPMTIWGTVLLIGSQITSFAYPTGDMIGQMGLARSKDLKSMIRNGMSITIVMIIYVIVRAVIYSI; translated from the coding sequence ATGATATTTGGATTACCAGCATTAATAGGGTTTTTACCACTAGTTATTTATTTGTACCTTGCATTTAAGGGGAAAAATCTGCTTTCAACAGTTATCATCTGCGTTTTAGTAGGAGCAGTTTTGACAGGGCAGACACCAGTGAGTTTATCAAATGAAATAGCAAATGGACTTAAATCATTTTTGGGACTTATTGGATTTATTATAATGATGGGAGCAGGATTGGGAGAAGTGCTGACTGAAACAAAAGTTGCCAGAAATCTAGTAGAAATACTAATAAAAAAAGTGGGAATAAAAAGTCAGAATCAAGCTATAATAGTAACAATGGGAACTTCAACTTTGCTAGTTTCTCTTTTGGGAACATTAGCAGGGGCAAATGCTATGATAGCACCAATTTTGATACCGATAGTTGCAAGTTTCGGATTGACACCTAATGCACTGGCAGTTATTCTTCATGGGGCTGGAGCATGTGGATTATTTTTAGGGCCGTTTGTTCCTCCAGTAATTACATTAATGGGACTTACAGGACTTACATATGGAGCATATCTGGCTAATGTGGGAATACCAGTAGCTGTTCTTGTACTTATAACTACTTATTATACAGGAAAAAAAGTACAGAAGCAGTATGAAGGAATTGAAATGTATTCAACGGAAGATATGGATAAGGATGAAGAATTTGTATCTACACCTGAGATAAATAAAGCAACAATGGTATTTGCTGCAGTAATGATAGGAATGCTTGCATATGGTATATATGCAAAAGCAGGAGCAGCCTATGCAATTGTAGTTATGCTTGCAGTGGCTTTTACAACAGGACTGGCAGCAGGAAGAAGTATGATGGATATCATTGGAAGCCTGACAAAAGGAGCAACAAGAATGTTCTGGCTGTTCTTTATGTTTGTATTGTATGATCCATTCCTGAAATTTGTTACAATGACAGGAGCATTTACTACATTGGGAGATATGCTGAAGCCATTGATAGATATAAGTGGAGATATAGGATTTATAATAATAAGTACACTTGTAGGAATATTTGGAGTATCAGGAGCAGCAGTTGCACAATCAGTTGTATTAAATGATTTATTTAAAAACATAGTAGCTGATATAAATCTTCCTATGACAATATGGGGAACTGTACTTTTAATAGGTTCACAAATAACATCTTTTGCTTATCCAACTGGAGATATGATAGGGCAGATGGGATTGGCACGTTCAAAAGATTTAAAAAGCATGATAAGAAATGGAATGTCAATAACAATAGTAATGATAATATATGTAATAGTAAGAGCAGTTATTTATTCAATTTAA
- a CDS encoding serine hydrolase — translation MEKRIKEIINENSGVAGVVIRDSFGKLLMINEEVVFPSASIIKLFILMALNKEDYNKRIELKKVDKVGGCGILKVMEDGLPLTVKDTAYLMICLSDNTATNILIDYIGMDKINACIKEKGFTGTVLGRKMMDAEARKAGKDNFTTPKDVLGVLKMLCKNPDDLDMLRNQAYNNKIPLYFAREVDFAHKTGELMYIEHDAGRLFFDGGWVDVIVLTKDLEKNEDGIKINSLIGKVIFDNYCK, via the coding sequence ATGGAAAAAAGAATAAAAGAAATAATAAATGAAAATAGTGGAGTAGCTGGAGTAGTAATAAGGGATTCCTTTGGAAAGTTACTTATGATAAATGAAGAAGTAGTATTTCCATCAGCAAGTATAATAAAACTTTTTATTCTTATGGCATTAAATAAAGAGGATTATAATAAAAGGATAGAATTAAAAAAAGTTGATAAAGTTGGAGGATGCGGAATATTAAAAGTAATGGAAGATGGACTTCCTCTTACTGTAAAAGACACAGCTTATCTTATGATATGTCTTAGTGATAATACCGCAACAAATATCCTTATAGACTATATTGGAATGGATAAAATAAATGCATGTATAAAAGAGAAAGGATTTACAGGAACTGTTTTAGGAAGAAAGATGATGGATGCAGAAGCTAGAAAAGCTGGAAAAGATAACTTTACTACTCCTAAAGATGTTTTGGGAGTGCTGAAAATGTTATGCAAGAATCCAGATGATTTGGATATGTTAAGAAATCAGGCATATAATAATAAAATACCTCTTTATTTTGCACGAGAAGTAGATTTTGCTCATAAGACAGGGGAACTTATGTATATAGAACACGATGCAGGAAGATTATTCTTTGATGGAGGATGGGTAGATGTTATAGTTCTTACAAAGGATTTAGAGAAAAATGAAGATGGGATTAAGATAAATAGTTTAATTGGAAAAGTAATTTTTGATAACTATTGTAAATAA
- a CDS encoding sodium:glutamate symporter, translated as MVIDLNLFLTTALAVIVLLVGDYVKKRVEILRKFCIPIPVIGGLIFTILVSIGYSTQLFTFKLNFALSDVFMLAFYSSIGFTASYKLLKKGGPKVIKFLIVSIIVVILQNFLGVYLAKLLGLSPLVGLATASIPMTGGHGTSAAFAPVLEEAGLQNALTITLAAATFGLVAGSLIGGPTGKFLIEKYKLITGKETEKVERIEKVEKGNEKLDEKRIYSAVYQLLVSMALGSIISMLLKKTGLTFPASVGAMIAAAIVRNIADYSTWLKIKETEIRIIGDISLILFLAFSMMSLKLWQLTDLAIPMIILLIAQTILMGLCAVFLTYKVMGKNYEAAMMAVGHCGFGLGAVPTAMANMQSVEEKYGPAPTAFFILPLVGSLFINFFNSAIIVAFINIYK; from the coding sequence ATGGTAATTGATTTAAACTTGTTTCTTACAACTGCATTGGCTGTTATCGTTTTATTAGTGGGAGATTATGTTAAAAAAAGAGTAGAAATACTTAGAAAATTCTGCATACCTATACCAGTAATTGGAGGACTTATTTTTACAATTTTGGTATCAATTGGTTACAGTACACAATTATTTACATTCAAGCTTAATTTTGCCCTCAGTGATGTATTTATGCTTGCATTTTATTCAAGTATAGGATTTACTGCAAGCTATAAATTATTGAAAAAAGGTGGACCTAAAGTTATAAAATTCCTTATAGTTTCTATAATAGTAGTTATTCTACAGAACTTCTTAGGAGTATACCTAGCAAAACTATTAGGATTAAGTCCTTTAGTAGGGCTGGCAACAGCATCTATACCAATGACAGGAGGACATGGAACATCAGCAGCATTTGCTCCAGTATTGGAAGAGGCAGGACTTCAAAATGCTCTGACTATAACTCTTGCAGCAGCTACATTTGGACTGGTAGCAGGAAGTTTAATAGGTGGACCTACAGGTAAGTTTTTGATTGAAAAGTATAAACTTATAACAGGTAAGGAAACAGAAAAAGTAGAAAGAATAGAGAAAGTTGAAAAGGGAAATGAAAAACTTGATGAAAAAAGAATATATTCAGCTGTTTATCAATTATTAGTATCTATGGCTCTTGGAAGTATAATATCAATGCTTTTGAAGAAAACAGGGCTTACATTTCCAGCATCAGTTGGAGCAATGATTGCAGCAGCAATAGTAAGAAATATTGCAGACTACTCAACTTGGCTGAAAATAAAAGAAACTGAAATAAGAATAATAGGAGATATTTCGTTGATACTATTCTTAGCATTCTCTATGATGAGTTTAAAATTATGGCAGCTTACGGATCTTGCAATTCCAATGATAATACTATTGATAGCTCAAACTATATTGATGGGGCTGTGTGCAGTATTTTTAACATATAAAGTGATGGGAAAAAATTATGAAGCTGCAATGATGGCAGTAGGACATTGTGGATTTGGACTTGGAGCAGTACCAACAGCTATGGCAAATATGCAGTCTGTTGAAGAAAAATATGGACCAGCACCTACAGCATTCTTTATACTTCCATTGGTAGGAAGTTTATTTATAAACTTTTTTAACTCAGCAATAATAGTAGCTTTTATAAACATATATAAATAA
- a CDS encoding putative transcriptional regulator, with protein MKFIKLDDKKTLSEKVYDRLKELIMDGELERGTKITETSIAKMFDVSPTPVREAFRKLASDGLIEVASWKGVIVKGIEQKDLLEIYECREALEGMVGKLAVRNITEEDIKILEKILEKCNEAETPETLIELNTEFHNELLRIAKNERLSKLLNELMVVILYDRDISGRYSVRRKEIVQEHLDILEYLKKRDEKKVSELMEKHIRNGYEFIKNHNK; from the coding sequence ATGAAGTTTATAAAATTAGATGACAAGAAAACTTTAAGTGAAAAAGTTTATGACAGATTAAAAGAACTTATAATGGATGGAGAATTAGAAAGAGGAACAAAAATAACAGAAACTTCAATAGCTAAGATGTTTGATGTAAGTCCTACCCCTGTAAGAGAAGCATTTAGAAAACTAGCTTCAGATGGACTTATAGAAGTTGCTTCATGGAAAGGTGTAATAGTAAAAGGGATAGAACAGAAAGATTTATTAGAAATATATGAATGCAGAGAAGCTTTAGAAGGTATGGTTGGAAAATTAGCAGTCAGAAATATTACTGAAGAAGATATAAAAATATTAGAAAAAATATTAGAAAAATGTAATGAGGCAGAAACTCCAGAAACACTTATAGAATTAAATACAGAATTCCATAATGAGTTATTGAGAATAGCAAAAAATGAAAGACTGAGTAAACTTCTTAATGAACTTATGGTAGTAATTCTTTACGACAGAGATATTTCAGGAAGATATTCAGTGAGAAGAAAGGAAATAGTGCAGGAACATTTGGATATTCTTGAGTATTTGAAAAAAAGAGATGAGAAGAAAGTATCTGAACTTATGGAAAAACATATTAGAAATGGATATGAATTTATAAAAAATCATAATAAATAA
- a CDS encoding nitroreductase — protein MVSIDKEKCVGCGACVKDCFPENLFLENGKAEIKGRCMQCGHCIAVCPVDAVSITNYPQEGIEEYNKEDFDISPNKLLNFIKFRRSIRHYKNKPVEKEKLEKIIEAGRYTATGSNMQDVSYIVVQETLEEIKPIVWESLYEFALENINEKGVIGAYAPRWIKMYEDYKKDPEKDMLFFKAPVLLIVTALSPLNGGLASSNIELMANAEKLGVLFTGFIERALKNSEKAKKILGINKKEIISCMLIGYPDIKFKRTVPRKTAEISWK, from the coding sequence ATGGTAAGTATTGACAAAGAAAAATGTGTAGGCTGTGGAGCTTGTGTAAAGGATTGTTTTCCAGAAAATCTTTTTTTAGAAAATGGAAAAGCTGAGATAAAAGGGAGATGTATGCAGTGTGGTCATTGTATAGCAGTATGTCCAGTAGATGCAGTTTCTATTACCAATTATCCACAGGAAGGAATAGAGGAGTATAATAAAGAAGATTTTGATATTTCTCCTAATAAACTTTTGAATTTTATAAAATTCAGAAGAAGTATACGTCATTATAAAAATAAACCAGTAGAGAAAGAAAAACTGGAAAAAATTATTGAAGCTGGACGTTATACAGCTACTGGTTCAAATATGCAAGATGTATCCTATATAGTGGTGCAGGAAACTTTAGAAGAGATAAAACCAATAGTATGGGAAAGTTTATATGAGTTTGCATTGGAAAATATAAATGAAAAAGGTGTAATTGGGGCATATGCACCTAGATGGATAAAGATGTATGAAGATTATAAAAAAGATCCAGAGAAGGATATGCTGTTTTTTAAAGCACCAGTACTTTTGATTGTTACAGCTCTTTCTCCGTTAAATGGAGGATTAGCATCTTCAAATATTGAACTTATGGCAAATGCAGAGAAATTAGGAGTTTTATTTACAGGTTTTATTGAGAGAGCATTAAAAAATAGTGAAAAAGCTAAAAAAATACTGGGAATAAATAAGAAAGAAATTATCTCATGTATGCTTATAGGTTATCCAGATATAAAATTTAAAAGAACTGTTCCTAGAAAGACAGCAGAAATTTCTTGGAAGTAA
- a CDS encoding Trk system potassium transporter, which translates to MNNKMIRYVISYILKLEAAFMLAPLTLSFFYQEGFKLNRAYLITIIFLVISSFLLSKKIPENQKIYTQEGMIIVAVSWIALSFFGSLPFVFSGRIPSFVNAFFETVAGFTTTGASIIANIESIEKSLLFWIGFSHFIGGMGILVLALAILPKSSNQSLYIMKAEVPGPSVGKMVAKISYNSKILYVMYICITIIMIILLRAGGMPFFDSIIHAFGTVSTGGANIKNNSIGFYNNAYIDFVLGAGMLLCAVNFNLFYALFLKNYRQVFKNDELRAYLLIIAFSIIIICINIYPFYKNNFNMVRDVFFTVSSIITTTGYSTVDFNAWPVFSKTVLMMLTFIGGCAGSTTGGIKVSRIVIIFKKIVGEIKKIGTPNRVIAVKMDGKKIPDEMFSKISTYLITYIFIFLGIILIISIEFSDFTLAFSVVSATFNNIGTGIGTLGTTFDYSSLSNLSKIILSFSMLLGRLEIFPVLILFSPKIYKIKNKF; encoded by the coding sequence ATGAATAATAAAATGATAAGATATGTAATAAGTTATATACTTAAATTAGAAGCTGCATTTATGCTTGCTCCACTTACTTTAAGTTTTTTTTATCAAGAGGGATTTAAATTGAATAGGGCTTATTTAATAACTATTATATTTCTTGTAATTTCAAGCTTTCTTTTATCAAAAAAGATACCAGAAAATCAGAAAATATATACACAAGAAGGAATGATAATAGTTGCTGTATCATGGATAGCATTATCTTTTTTTGGATCTCTGCCTTTTGTTTTCAGCGGGCGGATTCCTTCCTTTGTAAATGCTTTTTTTGAAACAGTAGCAGGGTTTACGACAACAGGGGCAAGTATTATAGCCAATATAGAGAGTATAGAGAAATCTCTTCTGTTCTGGATAGGGTTCTCGCATTTTATAGGAGGAATGGGAATACTTGTCCTTGCCCTTGCTATTCTTCCTAAAAGCAGCAATCAATCTCTTTATATAATGAAAGCTGAAGTTCCTGGTCCTTCTGTAGGGAAAATGGTAGCAAAGATTTCTTATAATTCAAAGATATTGTATGTAATGTACATATGTATAACTATTATAATGATTATTTTATTGAGAGCAGGAGGAATGCCTTTCTTTGATTCTATCATTCATGCTTTTGGCACAGTGAGTACAGGTGGAGCGAATATAAAAAATAATAGTATAGGCTTTTATAATAATGCATATATAGACTTTGTTCTTGGAGCTGGAATGCTGCTGTGTGCTGTAAATTTTAATCTTTTTTATGCTCTGTTTTTAAAAAACTACAGGCAGGTTTTTAAAAATGATGAATTAAGAGCCTACTTATTGATTATAGCTTTTTCAATCATAATTATCTGTATAAATATTTATCCTTTTTACAAAAATAATTTTAATATGGTGAGAGATGTATTTTTTACAGTTTCATCAATTATAACAACAACAGGATATTCAACTGTAGATTTTAATGCATGGCCTGTATTTTCAAAGACTGTTCTTATGATGTTAACATTTATTGGCGGCTGTGCTGGTTCTACAACTGGAGGAATAAAAGTTTCAAGAATTGTTATTATATTTAAGAAAATAGTAGGAGAAATAAAAAAAATTGGAACTCCCAATAGAGTTATTGCAGTTAAAATGGATGGGAAGAAAATACCAGATGAAATGTTTTCTAAAATATCTACATATCTTATAACATACATTTTTATTTTTCTGGGAATTATTTTAATTATTTCAATTGAATTTTCTGATTTTACTTTAGCCTTTAGTGTTGTTTCAGCTACATTTAATAATATTGGAACTGGAATAGGAACGCTTGGAACTACATTCGATTATTCTTCCCTCTCAAATTTAAGCAAAATAATATTATCATTTAGCATGCTTTTGGGGAGGTTAGAAATATTTCCTGTTTTAATACTTTTTTCTCCTAAAATATATAAAATAAAAAACAAATTTTAA
- a CDS encoding putative transcriptional regulator — protein MDKSTTTKAVKKLIEAGYLNKEQDEKDKREYKLYPTKKALEVYELIIEEENRNIEICMEGLSKKEREIAENLLEKMSVNAEKDWLKVKGGKE, from the coding sequence GTGGATAAAAGTACCACAACCAAGGCTGTAAAAAAACTGATAGAAGCCGGATATTTAAACAAAGAACAGGATGAAAAAGACAAGAGAGAATATAAGCTGTATCCAACTAAAAAAGCATTAGAAGTCTATGAACTTATAATTGAAGAAGAAAACAGAAATATAGAAATATGTATGGAAGGATTATCAAAAAAAGAAAGAGAAATAGCTGAAAATTTATTGGAAAAAATGAGTGTAAATGCAGAAAAAGACTGGTTAAAAGTAAAAGGAGGAAAAGAATGA